A single Pan troglodytes isolate AG18354 chromosome 19, NHGRI_mPanTro3-v2.0_pri, whole genome shotgun sequence DNA region contains:
- the LOC134808862 gene encoding leucine-rich repeat-containing protein 37A3-like has protein sequence SPAGGPSSAFRGVEPSASQEEAPTEPPGPPVETERSPGEQEQPAQPSISSGKAESSPAQQKAPAQPPEHHEVTVSPPGHRQAQHSDLPNVTIRPPDMQLTIATEPTAEVGSSPIHQEATAQLSGPGNDVEPSATQHGGAPLRPESSEDAGPLAGQQETSVQSPEPVNNENPSPTQQEAAAEHPQTPEEAESSPAQQEAQPQTPDPPKEVEPSPVQQEFPAEPPEPPKEVEPSATQQQASGHPPKSTEEVSPPPQQEIPAQPSEPAEKVEPSPVLQQTPTQLLEPPKEVESSPVQQAGPAQSSEAPVVIEPSQTQQMAPSSPPELPQEVEPSLNSAGGSSSDSRAPCGGRTFSNPAGGHSSDSRAPYGGRTFKPAAGPSSASRVT, from the coding sequence AGCCCAGCAGGAGGCCCCAGCTCAGCCTTCAGAGGAGTGGAACCTTCTGCGAGCCAGGAGGAGGCCCCAACTGAGCCTCCAGGTCCTCCTGTGGAAACTGAACGTTCCCCCGGTGAGCAGGAGCAGCCAGCTCAGCCTTCTATTTCTTCTGGGAAGGCTGAATCTTCTCCAGCCCAGCAGAAggccccagctcagcctccagaacaTCATGAAGTGACAGTTTCACCTCCAGGTCACCGTCAAGCTCAGCATTCAGATTTGCCCAATGTCACTATTAGGCCTCCAGACATGCAGCTCACTATAGCAACAGAGCCTACTGCAGAGGTGGGAAGTTCTCCAATCCACCAGGAGGCTACAGCTCAGCTCTCAGGGCCAGGGAATGATGTAGAACCTTCTGCCACCCAGCATGGCGGTGCACCTCTGCGTCCAGAGTCATCAGAAGATGCTGGACCTTTAGCAGGTCAACAGGAGACTTCAGTTCAATCTCCAGAACCTGTTAATAATGAGAACCCCTCTCCAACCCAGCAGGAAGCTGCAGCTGAGCATCCACAGACCCCTGAGGAGGCTGAGTCTTCTCCAGCCCAGCAAGAGGCCCAACCTCAGACTCCAGATCCCCCTAAGGAGGTAGAACCTTCTCCAGTCCAGCAAGAGTTCCCAGCTGAGCCACCAGAGCCCCCTAAGGAGGTTGAACCATCTGCAACCCAGCAGCAAGCCTCAGGTCATCCTCCAAAGTCCACTGAAGAGGTCAGTCCTCCACCACAGCAggagataccagctcagccatcaGAGCCAGCTGAGAAGGTCGAACCATCTCCAGTCCTACAGCAGACCCCAACTCAGCTTTTAGAGCCACCTAAAGAGGTAGAATCCTCTCCAGTTCAGCAGGCAGGCCCTGCTCAGTCCTCAGAGGCCCCTGTGGTCATAGAACCCTCTCAGACCCAGCAGATGGCCCCATCTTCACCTCCAGAGCTCCCTCAGGAAGTGGAACCATCTCTTAACTCAGCAGGGGGTTCCAGCTCAGACTCCAGAGCCCCCTGTGGAGGCAGAACCTTCTCCAATCCAGCAGGAGGCCACAGTTCAGACTCCAGAGCCCCCTATGGAGGTAGAACCTTCAAGCCAGCAGCTGGTCCCAGCTCAGCATCCAGAGTCACCTAA